A part of Ooceraea biroi isolate clonal line C1 chromosome 10, Obir_v5.4, whole genome shotgun sequence genomic DNA contains:
- the LOC105283625 gene encoding uncharacterized protein LOC105283625, producing MRCPRCNNAMDFNRDSLLFRCYNVEYIRNCHKKQLKKKCNTKLSALHNTWFAESRLDLQTVCRFIAYFLYIRPPRFALLQNELEIAKATIVDWSSFCRELCIQWMESNTEMIGGEGETVEIDEAKVGKGKYNKGRIVEEQWIFGGIERSSKRLFIEPVPDQSADTLLTAIKKWIKPGTTIISDCWKSYKCLANEDYIHLTINHKMNFVDPDSGAHTQNIERC from the exons ATGCGTTGTCCTCGGTGCAACAATGCAATGGATTTTAATCGCGATTCCCTATTGTTTCGATGTTACAATGTGGAATATATTCGTAATTGTCATAAAAAACAGTTGAAGAAGAAATGTAATACAAAACTTAGTGCTCTCCATAATACATGGTTCGCAGAAAGTCGTTTGGATTTACAAACAGTGTGCcgatttattgcatattttctttatatcagACCGCCACGTTTTGCTTTACTTCAAAATGAACTTGAAATCGCCAAAGCCACTATTGTTGACTGGTCAAGTTTTTGTCGTGAg ttATGTATTCAATGGATGGAGTCAAATACAGAAATGAttggaggagaaggagaaacaGTTGAAATTGATGAGGCTAAAGTTGGAAAAGGGAAATATAACAAAGGACGGATTGTAGAAGAACAATGGATATTTGGTGGAATTGAGAGATCAAGCAaacgattatttattgaacCAGTACCTGATCAATCGGCTGATACTTTACTtactgcaataaaaaaatggataaAACCAGGAACAACAATCATATCAGATTGTTGGAAATCCTACAAGTGTCTAGCCAATGAGGACTATATACATTTAACcataaatcataaaatgaattttgttGATCCCGACAGTGGTGCGCATACGCAAAATATTGAGCGTTGTTGA